The Peribacillus sp. FSL P2-0133 genome has a segment encoding these proteins:
- a CDS encoding acyl-CoA dehydrogenase family protein, translated as MLNFSFTEEQDYFRKILKEFAKEELLPHYTKWDREEITPKHLWKKLGELGVNGLRIPVEYGGSGADCVTTGIAAEEIGRGDFNLTYAVMLNALIGEIINNHASEELKKEWLPKISSGEKIVGIAITEPSAGTDAGGIKTTAVHKGNKYVLNGEKSGISVAMCGDAFVLFAKTEPEWGNRGISAFLVPADIPGVECRGYTDMGNIPIGRGSIYLTDVEIPEEYMIGLQNKGFSQVMNGFDLSRLLIGLQCVGTASQSIDETIEYVKIRHSFGKPLATYQGVSFPIVTHYTQLELVKWQAYRGLWLRDQGLNHSKESASVKWLGPKYSVEAIHECLLLNGHYAYTKEMPLEQRLRDVIGLEIGDGTAQANMMVIAKDIIGKEFRSH; from the coding sequence GTGCTGAATTTTTCTTTCACGGAAGAGCAAGATTATTTTCGTAAAATATTGAAAGAATTTGCGAAGGAAGAGTTGCTTCCGCATTATACAAAATGGGATCGCGAAGAGATTACTCCAAAACATTTGTGGAAAAAGCTGGGGGAACTTGGCGTGAATGGTCTTCGGATTCCAGTGGAATATGGCGGAAGCGGTGCGGACTGTGTGACAACGGGGATAGCTGCTGAGGAGATAGGTCGTGGTGATTTCAATCTCACTTACGCGGTGATGTTGAATGCATTAATCGGTGAAATTATCAATAATCATGCTAGCGAGGAACTGAAAAAGGAGTGGCTTCCCAAAATATCAAGTGGTGAAAAAATTGTTGGCATTGCCATTACGGAGCCATCCGCCGGTACGGATGCAGGCGGAATTAAAACAACAGCTGTACATAAAGGAAATAAGTATGTGCTTAATGGAGAAAAGTCTGGAATAAGTGTAGCTATGTGTGGAGATGCCTTTGTTTTATTTGCAAAGACGGAACCTGAATGGGGAAATCGAGGGATAAGTGCTTTCCTGGTTCCTGCCGATATTCCGGGTGTTGAATGTAGAGGGTACACGGACATGGGGAATATCCCCATTGGAAGAGGTTCGATATATTTAACCGATGTAGAGATTCCGGAAGAGTATATGATCGGTCTTCAAAATAAAGGGTTTTCCCAAGTGATGAATGGGTTCGATTTAAGTCGGCTGTTAATAGGGCTGCAATGTGTGGGCACCGCTTCACAAAGTATCGATGAAACCATCGAATATGTGAAAATCAGACATTCATTTGGTAAACCGTTGGCGACATATCAAGGGGTCTCCTTCCCCATTGTGACCCACTATACCCAATTAGAACTGGTGAAGTGGCAAGCCTACCGAGGACTTTGGCTTCGTGACCAAGGGCTGAATCATAGTAAAGAATCGGCTTCCGTTAAGTGGTTAGGTCCTAAATATAGTGTAGAAGCTATCCATGAATGTTTACTGTTGAATGGTCATTATGCTTATACGAAGGAAATGCCTCTTGAGCAACGCTTGCGTGATGTGATTGGGTTGGAAATTGGTGATGGCACTGCACAAGCCAATATGATGGTCATTGCAAAGGACATTATAGGAAAGGAGTTCCGTTCTCATTAA
- the menB gene encoding 1,4-dihydroxy-2-naphthoyl-CoA synthase, whose translation MELTDVIYEKKGGIAKITMNRPKVYNAFRARTIQELIWAFRDAWDDNRVGIVILTGAGEKAFCVGGDQKEKGEEGGYNHSGGLGGGMGLEIETLHQTIRNIPKPVIAAVNGFAIGGGHVLHVICDLTIASDTAKFGQSGPKVGSYDAGFGSAYLARIVGEKKAREIWYLCEQYSAQEAKEMGLVNKIVASEQLHEAAEEWARKILDKSPTALKMLKYSFNADSANIQGISQLSMGSLAMFYNTKESEEGKNAFLEKRPVDFKKFRG comes from the coding sequence ATGGAATTAACAGATGTAATCTATGAAAAAAAAGGTGGAATTGCAAAGATAACAATGAACAGACCTAAAGTTTACAATGCTTTTCGTGCCAGAACCATTCAGGAATTAATTTGGGCTTTCCGGGACGCTTGGGATGATAATCGTGTTGGTATAGTGATTCTGACTGGAGCAGGTGAGAAGGCATTTTGTGTAGGTGGAGATCAAAAAGAAAAGGGAGAGGAAGGGGGATATAATCATTCGGGTGGTTTAGGAGGTGGAATGGGACTGGAAATCGAAACGCTGCACCAAACGATCCGCAACATTCCTAAGCCGGTCATTGCAGCGGTTAATGGGTTTGCCATCGGAGGCGGGCATGTCCTTCATGTCATTTGTGACCTAACAATTGCATCTGACACGGCAAAATTTGGCCAGAGTGGGCCAAAGGTCGGTAGTTATGATGCAGGTTTTGGTTCAGCTTATTTAGCACGGATTGTCGGAGAAAAGAAAGCAAGGGAAATCTGGTATTTATGTGAACAATATTCTGCACAAGAAGCAAAAGAAATGGGACTTGTAAACAAAATCGTTGCCTCGGAACAACTGCACGAGGCAGCAGAAGAATGGGCAAGAAAGATCCTTGATAAGAGTCCTACTGCGCTAAAAATGCTCAAATATTCCTTTAATGCAGATAGTGCTAACATTCAAGGGATTTCTCAACTATCGATGGGCAGTTTAGCGATGTTTTACAATACAAAAGAATCGGAAGAAGGAAAAAACGCCTTCCTAGAAAAGAGGCCTGTAGATTTTAAAAAATTCAGAGGTTGA
- a CDS encoding AMP-binding protein, whose amino-acid sequence MKLETVLTQEYVGEFQGVWPNRTILDYLNDAIVKHPDKMAIIDKKSSFTYKQLGKLVDRIALGLLHIGLGKGDVVSFQLPNWNEFIILHYAITRIGAISNPLIPIYRDREIGYMVGMAESKMIVVPEYFRGFYYPDMIERLSHQWPSMKHIYVIGDSAPNGMKLFSSLFEEPWEDRMDSSILDEITHDPNDVTEIIFTSGTTGSPKGVMHTHNTLCISTNYWIDRLHLTSDDVLFMASTFAHQTGFGYGVRLPTHIGGTGVYQDIWNPREFIEWVEREKITFTAGATPFLQDTVQMEGIERYDLNSLRVFVALGAPIPRHLVKEAMEKVPFKILSGWGQTEDGLVTLTRLEDPEEKLTNTDGIPFPGMELKVVDFEGEVCAPNIEGSLLVKGPALFVGYFKRIDDTLAEYSDGWFITGDRAFMDEDGYIRISGRNKDIIIRGGENIPVAYVENVLYEHPDISSAQVIAVPDSRLQEKACACISMKTGKSPITMDSMQEFLSEKGLAKQYWPEFLEIMDDFPRTASGKIQKFRLREMINEKIIDNI is encoded by the coding sequence GTGAAATTGGAGACGGTTTTGACTCAGGAATATGTGGGGGAATTTCAAGGCGTTTGGCCAAACCGAACCATCTTGGATTACTTGAATGATGCTATAGTAAAGCATCCAGATAAGATGGCGATTATCGATAAAAAAAGTAGTTTTACTTATAAGCAGCTTGGTAAGTTGGTCGATCGGATCGCTTTGGGTCTCTTGCATATAGGATTGGGTAAGGGGGATGTTGTCTCTTTTCAACTGCCTAACTGGAATGAATTTATAATCTTGCACTATGCTATTACAAGAATCGGTGCCATTAGCAATCCATTGATACCTATTTATCGAGATAGGGAAATTGGCTATATGGTTGGGATGGCAGAATCTAAAATGATTGTTGTACCAGAGTATTTCCGTGGGTTTTATTACCCTGACATGATTGAAAGACTAAGTCATCAATGGCCATCAATGAAACATATATATGTGATTGGTGACAGTGCGCCGAATGGGATGAAACTGTTCTCCTCCTTATTTGAGGAACCTTGGGAAGACAGGATGGATTCATCCATTTTGGATGAAATCACACATGACCCTAATGATGTGACTGAAATTATCTTTACCTCGGGAACCACAGGGAGTCCAAAAGGAGTTATGCATACACATAATACTCTTTGTATATCAACGAATTATTGGATTGACCGCCTACATTTAACATCCGATGATGTTCTTTTCATGGCGTCAACGTTCGCCCATCAAACAGGTTTTGGTTATGGAGTTAGGCTCCCTACTCATATTGGAGGTACGGGAGTCTATCAAGACATTTGGAATCCGAGAGAGTTTATTGAATGGGTTGAGAGGGAAAAGATAACGTTTACGGCCGGAGCTACTCCTTTTCTGCAAGATACGGTTCAAATGGAGGGGATAGAAAGGTATGACCTTAATTCGCTACGAGTCTTCGTAGCTTTAGGTGCCCCGATTCCCAGGCATTTAGTAAAGGAAGCCATGGAAAAAGTACCGTTCAAGATATTGTCAGGATGGGGGCAAACAGAAGATGGCTTGGTAACCTTGACGAGACTTGAAGATCCAGAAGAAAAACTGACGAATACCGATGGAATTCCGTTTCCGGGAATGGAACTAAAGGTCGTCGATTTTGAAGGGGAGGTCTGTGCCCCGAATATAGAAGGCTCTTTATTAGTAAAGGGTCCGGCTCTTTTTGTCGGCTATTTTAAACGGATCGATGATACTTTAGCTGAGTATAGTGACGGATGGTTCATTACCGGTGATCGAGCATTCATGGATGAAGACGGATATATTCGAATTTCTGGAAGAAACAAAGACATAATCATACGTGGCGGTGAAAATATTCCAGTCGCTTATGTAGAAAATGTATTATATGAACACCCGGATATTTCTAGTGCTCAGGTTATTGCGGTTCCAGATTCCCGTCTTCAGGAAAAAGCATGTGCATGTATCAGCATGAAAACGGGCAAGAGCCCGATCACGATGGATTCCATGCAGGAATTTCTCTCGGAAAAGGGTTTGGCCAAACAATATTGGCCTGAATTTCTTGAAATAATGGATGATTTTCCTCGTACGGCAAGCGGGAAAATCCAGAAATTCCGGCTCCGGGAAATGATAAATGAAAAGATAATCGACAATATATAA
- a CDS encoding SDR family NAD(P)-dependent oxidoreductase produces MNKRMAFITGAGSGIGREIAKKLASRNFNIIVADINHKNAEETVSLIEKSGFEARAVHCDVTKLESVKKAVEESVNHYHRIDILVNNAGWDKVEPFLKSDPSTWKRIIDINLLGQIHTCKEILPLMIENGYGKVVNIASDAARVGSSGEAVYSAAKGGVIAFTKTIAREMARHKLNINCIAPGPADTPLFQEIGSYNEGIAGALEKAIPFRRLAQPEDIANAVAYFVSEDAGYITGQTLSVNGGLTMV; encoded by the coding sequence ATGAATAAAAGAATGGCATTTATTACCGGTGCTGGAAGCGGAATTGGCAGAGAGATTGCAAAAAAATTGGCTTCTCGCAATTTTAACATCATAGTGGCTGATATAAATCATAAAAATGCTGAGGAAACGGTTTCTTTAATCGAAAAGTCGGGTTTTGAAGCTAGAGCGGTCCATTGTGATGTAACGAAATTAGAAAGTGTTAAAAAAGCCGTTGAAGAATCAGTGAACCATTATCATAGAATAGATATATTGGTTAATAATGCAGGCTGGGATAAGGTGGAACCTTTTTTAAAAAGTGATCCTAGCACTTGGAAAAGGATTATCGATATTAATTTACTTGGGCAGATCCATACTTGCAAGGAAATTTTACCTCTCATGATTGAAAATGGTTACGGAAAGGTAGTGAATATTGCATCCGATGCAGCTAGAGTAGGATCAAGTGGAGAGGCAGTTTATTCGGCTGCTAAGGGAGGGGTGATTGCCTTCACAAAAACGATAGCAAGAGAAATGGCACGTCACAAACTCAACATCAATTGTATTGCGCCAGGTCCTGCTGATACGCCCCTATTTCAAGAAATAGGCTCTTATAATGAAGGTATAGCAGGCGCCTTGGAAAAAGCGATTCCATTTCGTCGGCTAGCTCAACCAGAGGACATTGCCAATGCCGTTGCCTATTTCGTTTCGGAAGATGCCGGGTATATTACGGGGCAAACTCTTTCCGTAAATGGTGGATTAACAATGGTTTAA
- the tenA gene encoding thiaminase II, whose amino-acid sequence MKFSEEIRREVDHIWEASFNHPFVAGIGDGTLPLECFRFYVMQDAYYLSHFARVQALGAVKATDLHTTSRLAGHAQGTYEAELRLHENFSERLGITKEEREKFKPAPTAYAYTSHMYRAAYSGHLGDVIAAILPCYWLYYEIGEKLQGCVPEEPIYQEWIAAYGGEWFRTLVEEQIARLDEIAEKVTDEDKERMKEHFILSSQYEYSFWEMAYRLETWPVHQETLEV is encoded by the coding sequence ATGAAGTTTTCAGAGGAAATTCGTCGGGAAGTTGATCATATTTGGGAAGCTAGTTTTAATCACCCGTTTGTTGCAGGAATAGGAGATGGCACATTACCATTGGAGTGTTTTCGTTTTTATGTCATGCAAGATGCCTATTATTTATCTCATTTTGCCAGGGTTCAAGCTTTAGGGGCAGTAAAAGCTACAGATTTACATACAACAAGCAGGCTTGCCGGCCATGCACAAGGAACATATGAAGCGGAGTTGAGGCTTCATGAGAATTTTTCTGAGAGATTAGGCATCACAAAAGAAGAAAGGGAAAAGTTCAAACCTGCCCCGACTGCTTATGCTTATACTTCCCATATGTATCGTGCAGCTTATTCGGGACATTTAGGGGATGTTATTGCAGCTATCTTGCCGTGTTACTGGCTGTATTATGAAATAGGTGAAAAGCTGCAAGGGTGCGTACCCGAAGAGCCGATTTATCAAGAATGGATAGCGGCTTACGGAGGAGAGTGGTTCCGCACTTTGGTGGAAGAACAAATTGCGAGGCTTGATGAGATTGCTGAAAAAGTAACAGACGAAGATAAGGAGAGAATGAAAGAGCATTTTATCCTTAGCAGCCAATATGAATACTCATTTTGGGAAATGGCTTATCGTTTAGAGACATGGCCTGTGCATCAGGAAACACTAGAAGTATAA
- a CDS encoding ECF transporter S component: MKKGLKLTDILVTIVIAVAFGIVYILWGSIYYSVKPLGLHLDQLIYGMWFIAGPVAFLILRKPGVALLAEIAAASGEFFLGSPWGLTVLLYGVVQGLFAELVFMAFKYKKFNMSVAVLAAIASCLASVIMDFAYGEIGALSTWNLLLFMIARFVGSIFFAGVTAYYLVKVLEATGVTNLVRPVTSKDYAELDQK; this comes from the coding sequence ATGAAAAAAGGATTGAAATTAACTGATATATTAGTCACGATCGTGATTGCGGTAGCATTTGGAATCGTTTATATCCTTTGGGGTTCGATTTACTATTCCGTTAAACCATTAGGATTACATCTGGATCAACTTATTTATGGAATGTGGTTTATAGCTGGTCCCGTCGCCTTTTTAATTTTACGGAAACCGGGTGTGGCACTTTTGGCGGAGATTGCTGCAGCTTCCGGGGAATTCTTTCTAGGTTCTCCTTGGGGGCTGACCGTACTGTTATATGGGGTGGTCCAAGGTTTGTTCGCGGAGCTGGTGTTCATGGCGTTCAAATATAAAAAATTCAATATGTCGGTGGCTGTTTTAGCTGCGATAGCTTCCTGCCTTGCATCAGTAATAATGGATTTTGCATACGGGGAAATAGGTGCGCTTTCTACTTGGAATCTTTTGTTGTTCATGATAGCGAGGTTTGTGGGTTCCATATTCTTTGCAGGTGTGACTGCCTATTATCTAGTCAAGGTTCTGGAAGCAACAGGAGTAACCAATCTTGTTCGTCCGGTTACAAGTAAAGATTATGCAGAACTGGATCAAAAGTAG
- a CDS encoding ABC transporter ATP-binding protein, with product MEPIVSVEKLRMKFPGDESLIFKDLSLSFDKGEKVLLLGPSGCGKSTLLQVLSGLIPNSIEVPMKADKLKCPSSWGYVFQDPDSQFCMPFADEEIAFVLENLSIPREEMREKIQNHFRKVGLNLGHTSIETLSGGMKQRLAIASVLALEPEVIFLDEPTAMLDPEGTKEIWDLLKEVGRDKTVIIVEHKIDHVLEFIERIVLLNDEGQIMADGPRDTILSQYKNEMKEHGIWFPGVWDEYVNEYAPIREHKFTDGSLLMHVQGFSGFRNKEEKIKVEELKVHSGEWIVIRGENGAGKSTLLHALMQFIKTNGKYELMGTPIKRVKNPTDHMTFVFQNPEFQFVANTVYEEIAYSLRIDKRPQQEIDERVQSLLKVFRLEAHRDKHPFQLSMGQKRRLSVAASIVIDKKIILLDEPTFGQDSKNTFALLEWFEEYRRRGITVIMVTHDDHISKNFATRIWTVKDGNVISDENIAQSGLLETKVKRSVM from the coding sequence ATGGAACCAATCGTTTCAGTTGAGAAGTTAAGAATGAAATTTCCCGGTGATGAATCTTTGATATTCAAGGATCTATCCTTATCGTTTGATAAAGGAGAAAAAGTGTTATTGTTGGGACCATCAGGGTGTGGTAAATCCACACTTCTGCAAGTGTTAAGCGGATTGATTCCGAATTCCATCGAAGTACCGATGAAAGCGGATAAATTGAAATGCCCTTCTTCATGGGGATATGTTTTTCAAGACCCTGATAGTCAGTTTTGCATGCCATTTGCCGATGAGGAAATTGCCTTCGTACTTGAGAATCTTTCCATCCCTAGAGAAGAAATGAGAGAGAAGATCCAAAATCATTTCCGTAAAGTAGGATTGAACCTAGGCCATACAAGTATAGAAACATTATCAGGCGGGATGAAACAGCGTCTGGCAATCGCTTCAGTATTGGCCCTTGAACCAGAAGTAATATTTTTAGATGAACCGACCGCCATGCTTGATCCGGAAGGAACAAAAGAAATCTGGGACTTATTGAAGGAAGTCGGACGAGACAAAACGGTTATTATCGTCGAGCATAAAATTGACCATGTTTTAGAATTCATCGAACGAATCGTGCTTTTAAACGATGAAGGTCAAATCATGGCTGATGGTCCAAGAGACACCATTCTTTCACAATATAAAAATGAAATGAAAGAACATGGAATTTGGTTCCCTGGTGTTTGGGATGAATATGTAAATGAGTATGCACCAATTCGTGAACACAAATTTACAGATGGTTCACTCCTTATGCATGTGCAAGGATTTAGCGGTTTTCGGAATAAAGAGGAAAAAATCAAGGTTGAAGAGCTGAAGGTTCATTCAGGGGAATGGATTGTAATCAGGGGAGAAAATGGCGCGGGGAAGAGTACTCTTTTGCATGCACTGATGCAGTTCATAAAAACGAATGGTAAGTATGAATTAATGGGGACCCCCATTAAAAGGGTGAAAAACCCAACGGATCATATGACGTTTGTCTTTCAAAATCCCGAGTTTCAGTTCGTTGCAAATACTGTATATGAAGAGATTGCCTATTCATTGCGAATTGACAAAAGGCCGCAACAAGAAATAGATGAGAGAGTCCAATCATTGCTTAAAGTGTTCCGCCTTGAGGCGCATCGGGATAAACATCCGTTTCAATTATCAATGGGTCAAAAGCGTCGCTTAAGCGTAGCTGCTTCAATCGTAATAGACAAAAAAATCATTCTACTTGATGAGCCAACCTTTGGCCAAGATTCGAAAAATACCTTTGCATTACTGGAATGGTTTGAGGAATATCGAAGGCGCGGAATAACAGTGATCATGGTAACTCATGATGATCATATTTCAAAGAACTTTGCAACAAGGATCTGGACGGTTAAGGACGGAAACGTAATAAGTGATGAAAACATTGCGCAATCAGGATTATTGGAGACCAAAGTTAAAAGGAGTGTCATGTAG
- a CDS encoding energy-coupling factor transporter transmembrane component T, with protein MNVSNAETWLHRINPSLKLGVLIVLCIVALFIHDLNYMMNITIGVLLLFLFFTGHSIKRILLLSIPFCFIFISTSSAMILFGQGETLWFEWGLISITEESFMRGLLVGFRALFFAALGLTFSLTTRPVNLFYSLMQQVKLKPKYAYSFMAALRLIPIMMEEFQTIRNAMKVRGFERGKGIRSVYFKMKAYSIPLLSGSIRRAHRIAVAMEAKRFTDTRDRTYFYEFGFSKKDHGFILYFIILLLAGFYLSIQFPLVSI; from the coding sequence ATGAATGTTTCAAATGCAGAAACATGGCTCCATAGAATTAATCCAAGCCTTAAACTTGGTGTACTGATTGTGTTATGCATCGTGGCGTTATTCATTCATGACCTGAATTATATGATGAATATCACCATTGGCGTATTACTTTTATTTTTGTTTTTTACCGGGCATTCGATAAAACGAATCTTACTTTTGTCGATTCCCTTTTGTTTCATTTTTATATCCACCTCTTCCGCAATGATATTATTCGGGCAAGGTGAGACGCTTTGGTTTGAGTGGGGCCTGATATCGATTACAGAAGAAAGTTTCATGAGGGGTTTACTGGTGGGCTTTCGAGCTTTGTTCTTTGCGGCTCTTGGTTTAACTTTTTCATTAACGACGAGGCCAGTGAACTTGTTTTATTCGTTAATGCAGCAAGTTAAGCTTAAACCGAAATATGCCTATAGTTTCATGGCGGCATTAAGGCTGATTCCCATCATGATGGAGGAGTTCCAAACGATACGAAACGCGATGAAGGTACGCGGTTTCGAAAGGGGAAAAGGGATAAGATCGGTATATTTTAAAATGAAAGCCTATTCCATCCCGTTGTTATCCGGAAGCATCAGACGTGCTCACCGAATCGCGGTTGCGATGGAGGCAAAGCGATTTACAGACACTCGGGATCGAACATACTTTTATGAATTTGGATTTTCAAAAAAGGATCATGGTTTCATTTTGTATTTTATCATCCTGCTGTTGGCCGGCTTTTATCTATCGATTCAATTCCCGTTAGTATCTATTTGA
- a CDS encoding thiamine phosphate synthase, translated as MNAHELHIISTGKQPIEKFVEIASNIQEHVDFFYLREKQMSASELYRAVTLLHDNKIPLSKIVINDRVDVAWVHKVFGVQLAFHSLDAGVVKGAFPGMNVGCSIHSMDEAKAAFSKGANYAIYGHVFETDSKIGLPPKGVKELHAITRNVNLPIIAIGGVTPFNCQVVLDAGVRGIAVMSGVLESENPIKAVKEYSKSLGKET; from the coding sequence ATGAATGCACATGAATTGCATATTATTTCTACTGGGAAACAGCCAATTGAAAAGTTTGTTGAGATCGCTTCAAACATTCAGGAACATGTTGATTTCTTTTATTTAAGGGAAAAGCAGATGAGTGCGTCGGAACTCTATCGAGCAGTGACCCTGTTACATGATAATAAGATTCCGCTATCTAAGATCGTCATAAATGACCGGGTGGATGTAGCCTGGGTACACAAAGTATTTGGTGTGCAATTGGCTTTTCATAGTTTAGATGCGGGAGTCGTAAAAGGAGCTTTTCCAGGGATGAATGTTGGCTGTTCGATCCATTCCATGGATGAAGCGAAAGCCGCATTCAGCAAAGGAGCCAATTACGCGATTTATGGACATGTTTTTGAAACGGATTCAAAAATCGGACTTCCTCCTAAGGGAGTTAAGGAGCTTCATGCAATCACAAGAAATGTCAATCTTCCGATAATTGCGATAGGCGGAGTAACACCTTTCAATTGCCAAGTCGTGCTGGATGCGGGGGTACGGGGAATTGCCGTCATGTCAGGTGTGCTTGAATCTGAAAATCCGATTAAAGCCGTTAAAGAATATTCGAAGTCTTTGGGAAAGGAGACATAA
- the thiO gene encoding glycine oxidase ThiO, with product MNSIYDAIIVGGGVIGGSIAFQLAKRGKKVLLLEKDRLASKASSAAAGMLGAQSELDADNPLFTLASRSRGMFPALAEELKDISGIDIEFVNKGMFKVALTNDQVAELKNMIKVQQEAGLEAEWLSTAEIRKTEPLLSDEIKGAMFIPKDGQVSATRLSLAFTESAAALGVDIKEFVHVSDLVTENGCVTGVVTNIGGFSSENVIVAGGAWSAFLLEKTGMRLDSYPVKGECFSVLTDRPLLEKTIFSHGCYLVPKVGGRIIVGATVKANTFDQKVSLDGISTLIEKATQLLPAIKGTELEKTWAGIRPQTGDGLPYFGEHPAYKGLFIATGHYRNGILLSPITGVLIADLLERKTNVEWSAFRLDRSIQTLFS from the coding sequence ATGAATTCCATATATGATGCAATCATTGTTGGGGGAGGAGTAATAGGTGGATCCATCGCTTTTCAATTAGCCAAACGAGGTAAAAAGGTCCTTTTATTGGAAAAAGATAGACTCGCCAGTAAAGCATCCAGTGCTGCAGCCGGGATGTTAGGGGCACAATCCGAGTTGGATGCGGATAACCCGCTTTTTACATTGGCAAGCCGCAGCAGGGGGATGTTTCCTGCACTGGCGGAAGAATTAAAAGACATAAGTGGAATAGACATCGAATTTGTGAACAAGGGCATGTTTAAGGTGGCGCTAACGAATGATCAGGTAGCCGAGTTGAAGAACATGATCAAAGTCCAGCAAGAAGCGGGACTTGAGGCTGAATGGCTATCGACTGCAGAAATAAGAAAAACGGAACCGCTTCTATCGGATGAGATTAAGGGGGCCATGTTCATTCCGAAGGATGGACAAGTTTCAGCCACTAGGCTGTCGCTCGCATTTACTGAATCTGCAGCTGCCCTTGGTGTAGATATAAAGGAGTTTGTTCATGTCTCCGATTTAGTTACGGAAAACGGATGTGTGACTGGAGTGGTCACGAACATAGGTGGATTTTCAAGTGAAAATGTCATCGTGGCAGGTGGGGCTTGGAGTGCTTTCCTCCTTGAAAAAACAGGGATGAGACTCGACAGTTATCCAGTAAAGGGTGAGTGCTTTTCCGTCCTGACCGATCGTCCATTGCTTGAAAAGACAATCTTCTCACATGGCTGTTATCTTGTGCCCAAAGTTGGTGGAAGAATCATTGTCGGGGCAACGGTTAAAGCGAACACTTTCGATCAAAAGGTAAGTCTTGACGGGATTTCTACGTTAATAGAAAAGGCAACGCAATTGCTTCCGGCGATTAAAGGAACGGAATTGGAAAAGACATGGGCAGGTATACGCCCCCAAACTGGGGACGGCTTGCCATACTTTGGTGAACATCCAGCATACAAAGGACTTTTCATTGCAACGGGGCACTACAGGAATGGCATCTTGCTTTCTCCAATTACAGGTGTACTTATAGCTGATCTTTTAGAAAGGAAGACAAATGTCGAATGGTCCGCTTTTCGATTGGATCGTTCGATACAAACTCTTTTTTCTTAA